The following nucleotide sequence is from Triticum dicoccoides isolate Atlit2015 ecotype Zavitan chromosome 7B, WEW_v2.0, whole genome shotgun sequence.
CACAACTGAGTTGGTAACATAATTAGCCCAGGCTTGGTAACTTTTTGAGCGAAAAAAAGTGGTCGCAAAAAAAGGAGTTCGCTCTTGGGGCTCCTTCCAGCGAACATAATCATTCGCCacactcgcaaaaaaaaaaaaacaacatAATCGTTCGTCAGACCATACCCTCGAGAGTAACATATCATTCGCTGAAACTCTCCCTTAAAGCCGACGTACGCTAGTTATTGGCGTCCATAAAAAGTGCCAACAAGATAGTGTGCAGTGTATATACACAAAACAACTACGGAGTAATTGCTTTGTTAGCGTAAGCAGGGGAACAAAATAAAAACGTAAGCAGGAGAAGGCAGACGCACCTCCTCGTGGAAGAAGTCGTCGAGCGCGTCCTCGGCGTCGAAGGCAACATCGCGCGTTTGGCGCACCCACACGCGGGTTAACCCGTCGGTGCCGGCCCGACGTTTCCGGTCGGCGTGGCGGACGAAGGCTTGGAGCCACTCCAGCCGGTCGCGCAGTATTATGATGTCGTCGCCGACCTGAAGCAGTATCTTGGCCTCGCTCACCGCTAGCTCACCAAGCTTGGAAAGCACCGCAGTTATTGCCGCCTCCGCCATGGATGAAGAATCTGCTACCTAAGCTAGATAGCAGTTACTCtgtccctctctccctcctctttgctactctctccctctcttcctctTCTTATACCCTCTAAATCATCTCCGGCTAGATTAAGTAAAGACGTCCGACGAGAGACGACTACACAATAAATTAGTTACCCTGGTTAGGTACCCTGCTTGTAGTCGGGGGCGTAGCTGTCTTTGTTAGATTAGGTACCCTCCGTATGCAAGCCTAGGTTCTTTAACGGATTTGTTACACTGGGAGCCGGCAAGAATGAATTAATTTCAATGGAGGTTACGTTGTTACGAGGTTACGTTGTCCTTTTCAATGAAGATTGATAAGTTTAGGATTTTAGATATTACACGCTTTTGGACCTGAGGAGGCATCccgccttagagcatctccaatagctgcCTTAAAATAGGGCATCAGAAAACAATTTTAGGGCATTGAAACAAAATTGCGAGGGAAAAAAATTCTTCTCGAACTGTATTCTAAAGTAGGGCACCACTGCTCCAACAGCTGCCCTAAAACGGGGCCCCAAAACAACCAAACTTAAACTTGATCATTGCAAAGTCGACATCAAACATTCGAAGATTCAATCATCAGGGGCTGCAACTAGCTACTACTAGGTGCTAGATCCATCAACTCTGGCAACTCGGGGGNNNNNNNNNNNNNNNNNNNNNNNNNNNNNNNNNNNNNNNNNNNNNNNNNNNNNNNNNNNNNNNNNNNNNNNNNNNNNNNNNNNNNNNNNNNNNNNNNNNNNNNNNNNNNNNNNNNNNNNNNNNNNNNNNNNNNNNNNNNNNNNNNNNNNNNNNNNNNNNNNNNNNNNNNNNNNNNNNNNNNNNNNNNNNNNNNNNNNNNNNNNNNNNNNNNNNNNNNNNNNNNNNNNNNNNNNNNNNNNNNNNNNNNNNNNNNNNNNNNNNNNNNNNNNNNNNNNNNNNNNNNNNNNNNNNNNNNNNNNNNNNNNNNNNNNNNNNNNNNNNNNNNNNNNNNNNNNNNNNNNNNNNNNNNNNNNNNNNNNNNNNNCCGCCGCTTGAGGGACCGACCGGCGAAGCTCGGCTGGCTCCGGTGACGGTACCGGCGGGGTGTTTCTTCGACTGGCACTGGAAGGCGAGGTTGGCCCGGATCTGGCGTGTGTATGAGGTGGTAGGGGATGCCATGGCTACGCTGGATGGTGGGTCCTCTGCCTACTCCCGAGGCTGGTGACCTGGTA
It contains:
- the LOC119337492 gene encoding putative disease resistance protein At1g50180; translated protein: MAEAAITAVLSKLGELAVSEAKILLQVGDDIIILRDRLEWLQAFVRHADRKRRAGTDGLTRVWVRQTRDVAFDAEDALDDFFHEEVRLPSPAYVFILFPCLR